One Deefgea tanakiae genomic region harbors:
- a CDS encoding MinD/ParA family ATP-binding protein: MPKRWPDQAAGLRQLVSTPTCRTISLSGGRGDAGTTTLVINLAAALAERERQVVVLDEFTGLHNIPHRLHLAAGFELEHVLRREVTLFDTLIESQYGFGILPIAAQPHLLANLNEGEQRWLAAEFEQLTEQLDYLLLDTRPAMSQSVPSLSLAADDVVIVLSNRAESLTDAYACIKQLATEYARRDFRVLVNRVASLGEAMTLFERVREVAQQYLGDDIQLKLIGYVPEDEWLNRATRLGRPVLEAFPDAEASAAIRQLADAMLRWVPPRQSNGTMASIIYRLIESSKLLSERIPHGKY; this comes from the coding sequence GTGCCTAAACGCTGGCCTGATCAAGCGGCGGGCTTGCGGCAACTGGTTTCAACGCCCACCTGCCGCACGATCAGCTTGTCAGGCGGTCGTGGCGATGCCGGCACCACCACGCTGGTCATTAATTTAGCCGCCGCGCTCGCGGAGCGTGAACGTCAAGTCGTTGTACTTGATGAGTTTACGGGCCTACACAACATCCCGCATCGACTACATTTGGCTGCAGGCTTTGAGCTTGAACATGTATTGCGCCGTGAAGTCACTCTGTTTGATACCTTGATCGAGAGTCAATATGGCTTTGGCATTTTACCGATTGCCGCCCAACCTCATTTGCTCGCCAATCTAAACGAAGGCGAACAACGTTGGCTTGCGGCAGAGTTTGAACAACTGACTGAGCAACTCGACTACCTGCTGCTCGATACTCGCCCTGCGATGTCGCAAAGCGTACCCAGCCTCTCGCTGGCGGCCGATGATGTTGTGATTGTCTTATCCAATCGCGCGGAGTCGCTGACCGATGCCTATGCCTGCATCAAGCAACTAGCCACTGAATATGCGCGCCGTGATTTTCGGGTTTTGGTCAATCGAGTCGCTAGCCTAGGTGAAGCGATGACTTTGTTTGAACGCGTTCGTGAAGTGGCGCAGCAATATTTAGGGGATGACATTCAACTCAAACTCATCGGCTACGTGCCTGAGGATGAATGGCTCAACCGCGCCACCCGACTCGGCCGCCCCGTGCTGGAAGCCTTTCCCGATGCCGAAGCCAGCGCCGCAATACGCCAATTAGCGGATGCCATGTTAAGGTGGGTACCACCTCGCCAGTCAAACGGAACAATGGCTAGCATCATATACCGCCTAATCGAATCATCTAAGCTATTGTCTGAACGGATTCCCCATGGCAAGTACTAA
- a CDS encoding ABC transporter permease encodes MASTKAQLIAQPAPNSFCLSGDLTLATVPEVWPTIPNSEWANTRIDAREVQQCDGAGAALLFELIQRGAQIEHLPAQSKRLLTALTPEQPLITSSPKKHVNLIAQLGRQTKGMISEFQRQISFLGAIAQAMLDTLRQPKTFRWRDFLQQCELVGANAVPIVALISILLGVILAFQSAIPMRQFGAELYVANLLGLSLVRELGPLITAILLAGRTGAAFAAEIGTMKVNEEVNALVTLGFDPMQFLVLPRLMAGVLMAPLLTLFAEAIGLFGGALVMKGFGIPLSTFWNQVNTQVDLVDFSTGLAKAAIFGFIVASVGCMRGLNTGNGASAVGAATTQAVVQTLVLLVVADGLFAVVAYHMGW; translated from the coding sequence ATGGCAAGTACTAAAGCGCAATTGATTGCCCAACCAGCACCAAACTCATTTTGTCTGAGCGGTGATTTGACGCTCGCCACTGTTCCTGAGGTCTGGCCAACAATACCTAATAGTGAATGGGCCAATACCCGCATTGATGCCCGAGAAGTTCAACAATGCGATGGTGCCGGTGCCGCCCTATTGTTTGAACTAATACAGCGCGGCGCTCAAATTGAGCACTTACCCGCTCAAAGTAAACGTTTACTCACGGCGCTCACTCCAGAGCAGCCCTTAATCACCAGTAGCCCAAAAAAACACGTTAATCTCATCGCGCAATTGGGCCGACAAACAAAAGGGATGATTAGCGAATTCCAACGCCAAATTAGCTTTTTGGGCGCGATAGCCCAAGCGATGCTCGACACCTTGCGGCAACCCAAAACCTTTCGCTGGCGAGATTTTTTGCAGCAATGCGAGCTGGTCGGCGCGAATGCCGTTCCGATTGTGGCTTTGATTTCGATTCTATTGGGCGTCATTCTTGCCTTTCAATCAGCGATTCCGATGCGGCAATTTGGCGCGGAACTCTATGTTGCTAATTTACTCGGGCTGTCTCTCGTTCGTGAGTTAGGCCCTTTGATTACCGCCATTTTGCTCGCAGGTCGAACGGGGGCTGCCTTTGCGGCTGAAATTGGCACGATGAAAGTGAATGAGGAAGTCAACGCACTGGTCACTTTGGGCTTTGACCCGATGCAGTTTTTGGTCTTACCGCGCTTAATGGCCGGCGTGTTGATGGCGCCACTATTAACCTTGTTTGCCGAAGCCATCGGTTTATTTGGCGGTGCATTGGTCATGAAAGGCTTTGGTATTCCGTTGAGTACGTTTTGGAATCAAGTCAACACTCAGGTTGATTTAGTCGACTTTTCAACGGGTTTAGCCAAAGCCGCTATTTTTGGCTTTATTGTCGCCTCAGTGGGTTGCATGCGCGGCCTCAATACCGGCAATGGCGCGAGCGCAGTGGGGGCGGCGACCACGCAAGCGGTCGTACAAACCTTGGTGCTCCTTGTGGTTGCTGATGGTTTATTTGCCGTGGTCGCTTACCACATGGGCTGGTAA
- a CDS encoding ABC transporter ATP-binding protein, protein MMSALIQVRDLSCGYGKRLILKDINFDIQRGEVVAILGGSGCGKSTLLKHLIGLFSPQSGSIQIAGIELVGTTGNARNEILRHFGVMFQSGALFGSLTVLENVALPLESFSRLDAQAIDTLARLKLRLVGLEAFADYAPAELSGGMQKRAAIARAMALDPEILFLDEPSAGLDPITSAELDELIRRIAETQHVTFVVVTHELASINAIADRAIMLDKTVQSIIAIDTPKALAKSDDARVSGFFNRGKLPLKSAE, encoded by the coding sequence ATGATGAGCGCGCTGATTCAAGTTCGGGATTTAAGCTGCGGTTATGGCAAGCGCCTTATTTTAAAAGACATTAACTTTGATATTCAACGCGGCGAAGTAGTGGCCATTTTAGGGGGTTCGGGCTGCGGCAAGTCAACGCTGCTCAAACACCTAATTGGCTTATTTTCACCACAATCAGGCAGCATACAAATAGCAGGTATTGAGCTAGTAGGCACAACTGGCAATGCACGCAACGAAATACTACGCCACTTTGGCGTCATGTTTCAGTCAGGAGCTTTATTTGGTTCATTGACTGTTTTAGAAAATGTGGCGCTACCACTCGAAAGCTTTAGCCGGCTCGATGCGCAAGCCATTGATACCTTGGCAAGACTTAAATTGCGCCTTGTCGGGCTAGAAGCATTTGCCGATTATGCCCCCGCCGAGCTATCAGGCGGCATGCAAAAAAGAGCAGCGATTGCACGAGCGATGGCGCTCGACCCCGAGATTTTGTTTTTAGACGAGCCATCGGCCGGACTCGACCCCATTACGTCAGCCGAACTGGATGAACTAATCCGCCGCATTGCTGAAACCCAGCACGTTACCTTTGTCGTGGTGACTCATGAATTGGCCAGCATCAACGCAATTGCAGATCGGGCAATTATGCTCGATAAAACAGTCCAAAGTATTATCGCGATTGACACACCCAAAGCGCTCGCAAAATCAGATGATGCCCGCGTGAGTGGTTTTTTTAATCGCGGCAAATTACCACTAAAAAGCGCGGAGTAA
- a CDS encoding MlaD family protein, whose translation MEQKSNFRLGLFILAAILLGAVLMIGLGSGKWFNKTFLLETYFDESVQGLDIGSKVRYRGVVVGEVSAITFTYARYEQGLPRAQRLQYVLVETRLSSDMFVNKGLANPSQESLDVEVAKGLRVKIAPQGLTGTSYLEIDYLTPQSRQLPFSWTPDNLYIPSAPSTVGQFVNGAQDLMEKLKKLDLERTLTRLDLLLTTAEQKIAPLPLLSITQKMDTVLGNMSHVPVKKMADEATNLLIEARQTNQTLQNVLTQPGWTSAPADFAQAAQDARKIMGDPAIASAVQRIDRVTQRLDRLTASQESEVGQLIENLNSSSASLKSILEQVEQQPSRLFFSQPVPAYIPPKP comes from the coding sequence ATGGAACAAAAATCCAACTTTCGCTTAGGCTTGTTTATCTTAGCGGCCATTTTACTCGGCGCAGTCTTAATGATTGGGCTGGGTAGCGGAAAATGGTTTAACAAAACATTTCTGCTCGAAACCTATTTTGATGAATCGGTGCAAGGCCTCGATATTGGCTCTAAAGTGCGCTATCGCGGAGTCGTCGTTGGTGAAGTTAGTGCGATTACCTTTACTTATGCGCGTTACGAGCAAGGCTTGCCGCGCGCACAACGCTTGCAATATGTATTGGTTGAAACACGGCTTTCAAGCGATATGTTTGTCAACAAGGGGCTCGCCAATCCAAGCCAAGAGTCACTTGATGTTGAAGTTGCCAAAGGCTTGCGCGTCAAAATTGCGCCACAAGGTCTAACCGGTACCAGCTACCTCGAGATTGACTACCTCACCCCACAAAGTCGTCAGCTGCCTTTTAGTTGGACACCCGACAATCTATACATTCCATCCGCCCCCAGCACCGTTGGCCAATTTGTGAATGGTGCGCAAGACTTGATGGAGAAATTGAAAAAACTAGATCTAGAACGAACGCTAACTCGACTGGACCTGCTGCTGACCACCGCAGAACAAAAAATTGCGCCACTCCCCCTCCTCAGCATCACGCAAAAAATGGATACGGTTCTGGGCAATATGAGCCATGTTCCAGTCAAAAAGATGGCTGATGAAGCGACCAATTTATTGATTGAAGCACGCCAAACAAACCAAACCTTGCAAAACGTACTCACTCAACCGGGCTGGACCAGCGCCCCTGCTGATTTTGCGCAAGCCGCGCAAGACGCACGCAAGATCATGGGTGACCCTGCTATCGCCAGCGCAGTACAACGTATCGATAGAGTCACTCAGCGCCTTGACCGCCTCACCGCAAGCCAAGAGTCTGAGGTTGGCCAGCTCATCGAAAATCTAAATAGCAGCAGCGCTAGCCTCAAATCCATATTGGAACAAGTCGAGCAACAACCAAGCCGACTTTTCTTCTCACAACCTGTACCAGCATATATTCCACCAAAACCATGA
- a CDS encoding ABC-type transport auxiliary lipoprotein family protein → MKIYLSVLLFCSLLFGCSATPVKRQDFLLSAERTENKVASAPSFGVLQVSDLRASRPYNTQSLIYRESAQRFVLDPHNGFLAPPAQQISMQTRERLSRSGLFSAVLPQGSTLAAPWKLEGELINFYIDVSTPAKPTITLEIRYALSNDNQATPKVFLLSSSEAIVDASPEQAVIGFNRALNAILLQLEASLLGAKPQ, encoded by the coding sequence ATGAAAATTTATCTCAGTGTTTTATTGTTTTGCAGCTTATTGTTCGGCTGCAGCGCCACCCCGGTTAAACGGCAAGACTTTCTACTCAGCGCCGAGCGCACTGAAAACAAAGTTGCCAGCGCGCCTTCCTTTGGCGTTTTGCAAGTGAGCGATCTGCGTGCTAGTCGCCCTTACAACACGCAATCGCTAATCTATCGAGAAAGCGCACAACGCTTTGTGCTTGATCCACATAACGGCTTTTTAGCGCCACCCGCACAGCAAATTAGCATGCAAACTCGAGAGCGATTATCGCGCAGCGGTTTGTTTAGCGCAGTCTTGCCGCAAGGCAGTACGCTAGCAGCACCATGGAAACTCGAAGGTGAGCTCATTAACTTTTATATTGATGTCAGTACGCCAGCCAAACCAACTATCACCCTGGAAATCCGCTATGCTTTATCCAACGACAATCAAGCAACGCCCAAGGTATTTTTACTGAGCAGCAGCGAAGCCATTGTCGATGCCAGCCCAGAACAGGCCGTTATCGGCTTTAACCGCGCCTTAAATGCCATTTTATTGCAATTAGAAGCTTCACTGCTTGGTGCAAAGCCCCAGTAG
- a CDS encoding RNA polymerase sigma factor FliA, with translation MSAHRALSLYRNTQNSSEDDRVEKHAPLVRKIAYHMISKLPASVDVDDLIQVGLIGLMEAARNFDPDAGVQFETFASQRIRGSMLDELRNADWLPRQARRNMREIERTVVQLEQTLSRAPSEGEVAEKMNLPLAEYQEMLGDARGHQLLHYEDFEQDGENDQLDQYAADSSANPAEVFSDDRFRSQLIAGIDLLPEREKLLMALYYDEELNLKEIGAVLGVSESRVCQLHSQAIARLRGKLKDWLG, from the coding sequence ATGTCAGCTCATCGCGCACTCTCACTTTATCGCAATACGCAAAATAGCAGCGAAGATGATCGCGTGGAAAAACACGCGCCTTTGGTACGCAAAATCGCTTACCACATGATTAGCAAGCTACCTGCAAGTGTTGATGTCGATGACTTAATTCAGGTTGGATTGATTGGTCTGATGGAAGCGGCGCGCAATTTTGACCCTGACGCAGGCGTGCAGTTTGAAACCTTTGCCAGCCAACGGATCCGCGGTTCAATGCTTGATGAACTGCGCAATGCCGACTGGCTACCACGTCAAGCGCGGCGCAATATGCGCGAGATTGAACGTACCGTCGTCCAGCTCGAACAAACGCTGAGCCGAGCGCCATCAGAAGGTGAAGTCGCCGAAAAAATGAATCTCCCACTAGCCGAATATCAAGAAATGCTCGGCGATGCGCGTGGTCATCAATTATTGCATTACGAAGACTTTGAACAAGACGGCGAAAACGACCAACTTGATCAATACGCAGCAGACAGCAGCGCCAATCCTGCGGAAGTGTTTTCCGACGATCGTTTCCGCTCTCAACTGATTGCAGGCATTGATCTACTACCTGAACGCGAAAAGCTGCTGATGGCGCTGTATTACGATGAAGAACTGAATTTAAAAGAAATCGGCGCGGTACTGGGCGTCTCTGAATCACGGGTTTGCCAACTGCATAGTCAGGCGATTGCACGCCTACGTGGCAAATTAAAGGATTGGCTGGGCTAA
- a CDS encoding flagellar motor protein produces MDKISVFGVILGIIAIVLGQWLEGGHINSLIQFTAFLIVMGGTVGAVMLQTQTRHFVAGLKMLKWIFIPPTMDFRKLLTTLMNWSTQARRGGLLALEAFLNSEKDPFVKRGLQMVVDGAEPETIRRAMELDIDAYEDQARAAAKIWDAAGGYSPTFGILGAVLGLIHVMENLTDPSKLGAGIAVAFVATIYGVGAANMFFLPIANKLKHYILLEVRRREMVAEGLVTIANGENPRLLENKLAGFLHH; encoded by the coding sequence ATGGATAAAATCAGTGTTTTTGGCGTCATTCTAGGAATTATCGCCATTGTGCTCGGGCAGTGGCTAGAAGGCGGCCACATCAATTCGCTGATCCAATTTACGGCGTTTTTGATTGTTATGGGCGGCACCGTAGGGGCGGTCATGCTGCAAACGCAAACACGGCATTTTGTTGCTGGCCTGAAAATGCTCAAGTGGATTTTCATCCCCCCAACGATGGACTTCAGAAAATTACTCACTACCTTGATGAATTGGTCGACCCAAGCTCGACGAGGTGGTTTATTAGCTTTAGAAGCCTTTTTAAATAGTGAAAAAGATCCGTTCGTTAAACGCGGTCTACAAATGGTTGTTGATGGTGCAGAGCCTGAAACTATCCGCCGAGCCATGGAACTCGATATCGACGCCTACGAAGACCAAGCACGCGCTGCCGCTAAAATTTGGGACGCAGCAGGTGGCTACTCACCGACCTTTGGTATCTTGGGCGCCGTGCTGGGCTTGATTCACGTCATGGAAAATCTGACTGATCCCTCGAAACTCGGCGCGGGGATTGCGGTCGCGTTTGTGGCGACCATTTACGGTGTCGGCGCAGCCAATATGTTTTTTCTTCCGATTGCCAACAAACTCAAACATTACATTTTGCTCGAAGTCCGTCGCAGAGAAATGGTCGCGGAGGGTTTAGTGACGATCGCCAACGGTGAAAATCCGCGTTTACTCGAAAATAAACTGGCTGGGTTCCTACACCACTAG
- a CDS encoding lysophospholipid acyltransferase family protein, translated as MLWLIRCFIRGIALLDLAVFTLIMLLLALLPRAALAHFYPKLFHLWCRCFVMALGVSIRLHQHHQQPLPKHYILIANHPSALEDIGIPSLFPVRSLAKIEVKDWFLVGKIASVAGTLFVHRENKASRLAAQAELISAVTAGDCIALYPEGGCKGRRIAERFLFGAFAVSIATDTPIVPVFLHHEAQEIFEWTNKENLIQKLWTILTSPNSVVHYHVFDPMDPKNFADKAAFCASAHQQYLKWQNRFLD; from the coding sequence ATGCTCTGGCTAATTCGCTGCTTTATTCGTGGCATTGCATTACTTGATTTGGCAGTCTTCACGCTGATCATGCTCTTGCTTGCCCTGCTGCCACGCGCAGCTCTCGCGCATTTTTATCCTAAGCTATTTCATTTATGGTGCCGTTGTTTTGTCATGGCCTTAGGCGTGTCCATACGCCTGCACCAACATCATCAGCAACCACTACCCAAACACTACATCCTGATTGCAAATCATCCTTCCGCCCTCGAAGACATTGGCATTCCTTCACTTTTTCCGGTGCGTAGCTTGGCAAAAATTGAGGTCAAAGACTGGTTTCTAGTCGGAAAAATTGCATCTGTGGCCGGAACGCTCTTTGTGCATCGTGAAAACAAAGCGTCACGACTAGCGGCACAAGCTGAACTGATTTCCGCTGTTACGGCGGGTGATTGTATCGCGCTTTACCCTGAGGGCGGCTGCAAGGGACGACGCATTGCCGAACGTTTTTTATTTGGCGCGTTTGCAGTGTCAATCGCGACCGATACGCCGATCGTTCCCGTATTTTTGCATCATGAAGCGCAAGAGATATTTGAGTGGACGAATAAGGAAAATTTAATCCAAAAGCTCTGGACAATACTCACCAGCCCAAATTCAGTGGTTCACTATCATGTCTTTGATCCCATGGACCCAAAGAATTTTGCGGATAAAGCAGCCTTCTGCGCCAGCGCACATCAGCAATACCTCAAATGGCAAAATCGATTTCTTGATTAA
- a CDS encoding DNA translocase FtsK codes for MPLFRKKNVANVSTRAALPPGLANLLRESWWLILVVVLAYLVLVLSTYNQADPGWSHSATEATVYNRGGSVGAWVADVLLYLFGFSAWWWTVFLFAAILWGYRRIDRVAESPRPVVFLACLGFALIVFSSSAFEALRMHSLSAPLPYVPGGMFGLALGTWMTLSFGFSGATLILITTFCLGISLFTGLSWLNVMENIGTLIEAAYFSTINAIQAAKDRRIGRETKKARDEHVIAAKQKQAGKEPLIIETANLDAPVARQVEKRIEREKKEQEKLQEHAAKQAAQPLLFAEEDLPPTPAKRATASPSSDNSLPALALLAPAVASQETITKETLEFTSRLIERKLADFNVEVKIVAAYPGPVITRYEIEPAVGVKGSQIVNLMKDLARALGLVSIRVVETIPGKTYMGLELPNPTRQMIRLSEILSSEAWYASNSRLTMALGKDITGKPIVTDLGKAPHMLVAGTTGSGKSVGVNAMILSLVYKATPDEVRFIMIDPKMLELSIYEGIPHLLAPVVTDMKLAANALNWCVAEMEKRYRLLSAMGVRNLAGYNQKIKDAEKAGKHITNPFSLTPDDPERLEHLPFIVVVVDEFADLMMVAGKKIEELIARLAQKARAAGIHLILATQRPSVDVITGLIKANIPTRLAFQVSSKIDSRTILDQMGAEALLGQGDMLFLPPGSGYPQRIHGAFVADDEVHHVVDYLKSLGEPNYIDGILNGGFEAEAAAGGTGGSAEGGEADALYDEAVAFVLKTRKASISSVQRQLRIGYNRAARLIEQMEQSGLVSSMETNGNRTVLAPPISE; via the coding sequence ATGCCCTTATTTCGTAAAAAAAATGTCGCCAATGTTTCAACCCGTGCCGCTTTACCCCCCGGCTTGGCCAATTTACTGCGCGAATCGTGGTGGCTGATCTTGGTCGTGGTCTTGGCTTATTTGGTGTTGGTGCTATCGACCTACAACCAAGCTGATCCGGGTTGGTCGCACAGCGCCACCGAAGCAACGGTCTATAACCGAGGCGGCAGCGTTGGGGCATGGGTTGCAGATGTTTTACTTTATCTCTTTGGCTTTTCAGCTTGGTGGTGGACGGTCTTTTTATTTGCTGCCATTTTATGGGGCTACCGCCGAATTGACCGCGTTGCCGAATCGCCACGCCCTGTGGTGTTTTTAGCCTGCCTTGGTTTTGCGCTGATCGTTTTTTCCAGTAGCGCCTTTGAAGCACTGCGCATGCACTCGCTCAGCGCTCCTCTGCCCTACGTACCGGGTGGCATGTTCGGATTAGCACTTGGCACTTGGATGACGCTTAGCTTTGGCTTTAGCGGCGCAACGCTTATTTTGATCACCACATTTTGCTTAGGTATTTCGCTGTTCACGGGTTTATCTTGGCTCAATGTGATGGAAAACATCGGCACGCTCATCGAAGCTGCCTACTTCAGCACCATCAATGCGATACAAGCGGCCAAAGACCGTCGTATCGGGCGAGAAACTAAAAAAGCGCGTGATGAGCATGTGATTGCCGCTAAACAAAAACAAGCGGGCAAAGAGCCGCTCATTATTGAAACTGCAAACCTTGATGCGCCAGTTGCCCGTCAAGTTGAAAAGCGCATTGAACGAGAGAAAAAAGAACAAGAAAAACTGCAAGAACACGCGGCCAAACAAGCTGCTCAGCCTTTATTGTTTGCCGAAGAAGATCTTCCCCCAACACCGGCTAAGCGCGCCACCGCATCACCAAGCTCAGATAATTCTTTACCCGCGCTCGCACTGTTAGCGCCTGCGGTTGCCTCACAGGAAACTATCACTAAAGAAACGCTCGAATTCACCTCACGTCTGATCGAGCGTAAATTGGCGGATTTCAATGTCGAAGTCAAAATCGTCGCGGCCTATCCAGGCCCTGTCATTACCCGCTATGAAATCGAACCTGCGGTCGGTGTAAAAGGCTCGCAAATCGTCAACCTGATGAAGGATCTGGCACGTGCATTGGGATTGGTCTCCATCCGCGTCGTTGAAACGATCCCGGGCAAAACCTATATGGGTTTGGAGTTACCTAACCCAACGCGGCAAATGATTCGCCTCTCAGAAATTCTCAGTAGTGAAGCATGGTATGCATCCAATAGCCGACTCACGATGGCACTCGGCAAAGACATTACCGGTAAGCCCATTGTGACCGATTTAGGTAAAGCGCCGCATATGCTGGTGGCTGGTACGACAGGCTCGGGCAAATCCGTCGGCGTGAACGCAATGATTTTGTCTTTGGTTTACAAAGCCACGCCCGACGAAGTTCGCTTCATCATGATTGACCCAAAAATGCTGGAACTCTCGATTTACGAAGGCATTCCGCATTTGCTAGCGCCAGTGGTCACCGATATGAAATTGGCCGCCAATGCATTGAACTGGTGCGTGGCGGAAATGGAGAAACGCTACCGTCTATTGAGTGCCATGGGTGTGCGTAATCTGGCGGGTTACAACCAAAAAATCAAAGATGCTGAAAAAGCCGGCAAACACATTACTAATCCATTTAGCCTGACCCCCGATGATCCTGAACGCTTAGAGCATTTGCCGTTTATTGTCGTCGTGGTCGATGAATTTGCTGATTTGATGATGGTCGCTGGTAAGAAAATTGAAGAGCTAATTGCCCGTCTGGCACAAAAAGCCCGAGCGGCAGGGATTCATTTAATTCTAGCTACTCAGCGCCCCTCAGTTGACGTGATTACTGGTCTGATTAAAGCTAATATCCCAACTCGCCTAGCTTTTCAGGTTTCCAGCAAAATCGACAGCCGCACGATTCTGGATCAAATGGGCGCAGAAGCATTATTAGGCCAAGGCGATATGTTATTTTTACCGCCAGGTTCGGGCTATCCACAACGGATTCACGGCGCGTTTGTCGCTGATGATGAAGTCCATCACGTCGTTGACTACCTCAAGTCACTGGGCGAGCCCAATTACATCGATGGCATCCTCAATGGCGGCTTTGAAGCCGAAGCGGCAGCGGGTGGCACGGGCGGCAGCGCAGAAGGTGGCGAAGCGGATGCGCTCTACGATGAAGCCGTGGCCTTTGTACTCAAAACCCGCAAAGCATCCATTTCATCGGTACAAAGGCAGTTACGCATCGGTTATAACCGTGCCGCTCGTCTAATCGAGCAGATGGAACAGTCCGGATTAGTCTCTTCTATGGAAACAAATGGCAACCGGACTGTACTTGCGCCGCCAATCAGTGAATAA
- the rpmB gene encoding 50S ribosomal protein L28 — protein sequence MARVCVVTGKGPMTGNNVSHANNKTKRRFLPNLQSRRFWVESENCFIRLRVSTAALRTIDKNGIDVVLADLRARGEL from the coding sequence ATGGCACGAGTATGTGTAGTCACCGGCAAAGGCCCGATGACAGGGAATAATGTTTCCCACGCCAATAACAAAACTAAACGTCGCTTCCTACCAAACCTGCAATCCCGCCGGTTCTGGGTTGAGAGCGAAAACTGCTTTATCCGCTTGCGCGTTTCTACCGCAGCTCTGCGCACCATCGACAAGAATGGCATCGATGTGGTTTTGGCAGATCTGCGCGCGCGCGGCGAACTGTAA
- the rpmG gene encoding 50S ribosomal protein L33: MRDKIKLESSAGTGHFYTTTKNKRTMPEKMEIKKFDPVVRKHVIYKETKLK, from the coding sequence ATGCGTGATAAAATCAAGCTAGAATCTTCTGCTGGTACAGGTCATTTTTACACAACGACCAAAAACAAACGTACCATGCCAGAAAAGATGGAAATCAAGAAGTTCGATCCCGTTGTTCGTAAACACGTGATCTACAAGGAAACTAAGCTGAAGTAA
- a CDS encoding LysR family transcriptional regulator has translation MEIYQLRTFVTVAQQGHLTQAAELLHLSQPAVTAQIKALEEEFGVSLFERYSGGVQLTEAGKLILPDAEQILGQARSLLYRAKALQNQPKGKVRIGTIGVPARLKLGPWLSLLRESYPLLTVQTTHGISVGILNEVRKKILDGGFYLGRNPYQNVSTVPLREIGFCVALPPSMAPELINADWKTLGAAPWLGLSQYTSLSDISQELWRSQNIAPKLVGEFDEEATLLELIKSGMGIAILAERTAHRYAADGSIVLWRNGEVAISALLQFIYSSDREHDPMLAMLTKTLRATWGLEVPHDS, from the coding sequence ATGGAAATCTATCAATTACGTACATTTGTGACTGTGGCGCAACAAGGGCACTTGACTCAAGCTGCTGAATTGTTGCACTTATCTCAGCCCGCCGTGACCGCGCAGATTAAAGCGCTGGAAGAGGAATTCGGCGTTTCGTTGTTTGAGCGCTACTCAGGGGGGGTACAGCTGACCGAGGCAGGCAAGCTGATTTTGCCCGATGCCGAGCAGATCTTGGGGCAGGCGCGTAGCTTGTTGTATCGCGCCAAGGCCTTACAGAATCAGCCCAAGGGCAAGGTGAGGATTGGTACCATTGGCGTGCCGGCGCGGCTTAAGCTCGGCCCGTGGTTGTCTTTGCTACGCGAAAGTTATCCATTGCTGACTGTGCAGACGACGCATGGTATTTCGGTGGGGATTTTGAACGAAGTGCGTAAAAAGATCCTTGATGGTGGCTTTTACCTTGGACGCAACCCCTACCAAAACGTCAGTACCGTTCCGTTGCGTGAAATCGGCTTTTGCGTGGCTTTGCCGCCCTCGATGGCTCCAGAGTTGATTAATGCTGATTGGAAAACGCTGGGTGCTGCGCCGTGGCTAGGCTTGTCGCAATACACCAGTTTGTCCGATATTTCGCAAGAGCTGTGGCGCAGTCAAAATATCGCCCCGAAGTTGGTGGGTGAGTTTGATGAAGAGGCGACACTGCTGGAGTTGATTAAATCAGGGATGGGGATTGCGATTTTGGCTGAGCGTACTGCGCATCGCTATGCCGCTGATGGTTCTATTGTGTTGTGGCGCAATGGTGAAGTGGCGATAAGTGCTTTGCTGCAGTTTATTTATTCCAGCGACCGCGAGCATGATCCAATGTTGGCGATGCTCACGAAGACATTGCGGGCAACGTGGGGCTTGGAAGTGCCGCACGATAGTTAG